ATCCGGCGGGCCACTGCCGGGCGCACTCCTCGATGCGGGCGGCGTAGGCGGCGGTCGACGGCAGCGCCTGCACTCCGGCGCGCCAGTCCGCGCCGCCGAGGTGGGCGAGGTCGTCCTCGAGGTGGGCCAGCCGGGCGAGTTCCGGGCGGACGAACGGCCCCGCGACCGGATCGTCGGCCAGTGTGTCCCAGTGCGTCTCGAGCGCTCGGTACACATGCCAGAGCTGACCGGTGTATCGATAGAAGGCGTCCACGCCCAGGATTCCGCCCAGCATGTCGCTCATGAACGTGGAGTTCTCCGCGTCCGCGTGCTGCCGCTCGGTAGCGGTGCGGATCTGCGCCGAGAACGGCACGGTCGTCGGCGGGGCGGTGTCCGGCATGTGAAGGCTTCCTTGCTGCGGCTCGAGGTGTGACTTTGGGTTACCTAACTTCGTCTTCGACGATACCGGCCGCGGTGATCGCCGGAATCAAACTTTCGGACGACCCGGGCTCCACCGTCGGGCGCGCGCCCGTGAGAATGATCACCGGACATTCGTTCCCAGCTCATTCGCAGGATAAGGTGCGGGGCCGCTCAGGATGTGCCGCTGTGCTGGAGATGTCTGCGTCGTCGGCGGGTCGGCGGGGTGGGAGCGCGCCGCGGTGTCGGGGCGATCGCCAGCCCCCTCGACCGCCGCGTCGGCGCGGGCGGCTAACCAGTCGTGGCCGTTCGCCGATGTGCTCGGTGTCGGCCAGGAACCAGACCCTTGCCGGGAGAGGATGTTGATGACCGCCGTGACCAGTTCATCCGGATCGGGCCGCGCGCGCTCGCGCCCCACGCGCGTGCGGCGCGGTCCGGCGGTCACCACGCTGCCGCTGCTGCTGGCGGCAGCGGTCGAGATCGCGCCCGACGCGGTGGCGGTGACCGACGGCACGCGGGCGCTCACCTACCGGGAGCTCGACGCCTGGTCCTCGCGGGCGGCGCGGCTGCTGATCGCGCGCGGGGTGGGCCCGGAGGATCTGGTCGCGATCGGGATCCCGCGCTCGGTGTGGTCGGTGGCGGCGGTGTGGTCGGTGGCGAAGACCGGCGCCGGGTTCGTGCCGGTCGACCCGACCTATCCGGCCGAGCGCATCGCCCACATGATCTCGGATTCCGGTGCGGCGGTGGGGCTTTCGGTGCGCTCGAGCGCGCAGGAGCTGCCCGGCGCGGACTGGCTGATCCTCGATGATCCCGAATTCGACCGGGAGCTGGCGCGATTCGTGGCCGAGCCGGTCACCAACGCCGACCGGGTGCGGCCGCTGGCCGGGGCGCATCCGGCGTACGTCATCTATACCTCCGGCTCGACCGGGGTGCCCAAGGGCGTGACGGTCACCCACGCGGGGCTGGCGAATCTCGCCGCCGAGCAACGGGATCGGTACGCGGTGACGCCGCGGTCGCGCACGCTGCATTTCGCCTCGCCCAGCTTCGACGCGTCGATGCTGGAGCTGCTGCTGGCGGTCGGCGCGGGCGCCACCATGGTGATCGCCCCGGCCGAGCTGTACGGCGGGCCGGAGCTGGCGGAGCTGCTGCGGCGCGAGCGGGTGACGCACGCGTTCGTGACACCGGCGGCGCTGGCCTCGGTCGATCCGGGCGGGCTGGACGCGCTGCGCGTGGTGGTGGTCGGCGGGGAGGCGTGCCCGCCGGACCTGGTGCGGCGCTGGGCGATCGAGATCCCCGGTGGCCGCAGGCGGTTCCACAACGCGTACGGCCCGACCGAGACCACGATCGTGACCACCATCGGCGACGCGCTGGCGCCGGGCGATCCGATCACCATCGGCCGCGCCATCCGCGGCGCCACCGCGCGCGTGCTGGACGAGCGGCTGGCGGCCGCGCCGGAAGGCGTTGCGGGCGAGCTGTATCTGGCCGGGCCGGGCGTGGCGCGCGGCTATCATCGGCGGCCGGGCCTGACCGCGGCCCGGTTCGTCGCCGATCCGTCCGGTCCGCCCGGCAGCCGGATGTACCGGTCCGGCGACGTCACCCGCACCGCGCCCGACGGGTCGGTGGAGTATATGGGGCGCAACGATTTCCAGGTGAAGATCCGTGGTTTCCGGATCGAGCTGGGGGAGATCGACGCCGCGCTGGCCGCGCACCCGCAGCTGGACTATGCGGTCACCGTCGGCCGCGAGACACCCTCGGGCGCAACGGTGCTCGTGTCCTATGTGGTGGCCGGGCCGGGCGCGCACCCGGATTCGCGGCAGCTGCGCGAATTCGTGGCCAGCGCCCTACCCGCGCATATGGTTCCGGCGACGATGATGGTGCTGGACACGCTGCCGCTCACGCCGGCCGGCAAGCTCGATCGGGCGGCGCTGCCGGCGCCGCCGCTCACCACGACCGAATACCGTGCGCCCGGCACGGAATCCGAGCGGGTGGTGGCCACCGCGCTGGCCGAGGTGCTCGGGCTGGACCCGGACAAACAGGCGGTCGGGCTGGACGACGACTTCTTCGCGCTGGGCGGCAATTCGCTGCTGGCGGTGCGGGCGGCGGCGCGCATCGGGGCCGAGCTCGGCGTGCGGGTCACGCCCCGGGTGTTCTTCACCGCGGCGACGGTGGCCGAGCTGGCGGCTGCGATCGGGGAGCTCGCGGCCGATCGGCGGCCCCCGCTGGTGCGGCGCGACCGCCCGGACCCGATGCCGCTGTCGCTCGCCCAGCAGCGGCTGTGGCTGACCAACCGCTTCGATCCGGCCTCCCCGGCCTACAACATTCCGTTCGCGCTGCGGCTGACCGGCGCGCTGGACCCGACGGTGCTGCGGGCGGCGCTGCGCGATGTGATCGACCGGCACGAGCCGCTGCGCACGATCTATCCGGAGGTGGACGGGCAGCCGGTGCAGCGGGTGCTGACCGCCGCCGAGGCGACCCCGGACCTGACGCCGGAACCGCTGGCGGCCACCGATATTCGGTCGCGCCTGCTGGCGGGCGCGGCGGCCGGTTTCGACCTGCGCACCGATGTTCCGTTGCGCGCCAGGCTGTTCCGGGTCGATGCCGGGGAGTACGTGCTGGCCGTGGTCGCGCACCACATCGCCTGCGACGGCACCTCGCTGGCGCCGCTGGCCCGCGATGTGGTGACCGCCTATCACGCCCGCAGCACCGCCACGCCCCCGGTCTGGTCGCCGCTCGCGGTGGACTACGCCGATTACGTGCTGTGGCAACGGGATCTGCTCGGCGACGAGTCCGACGACACCTCGCTCGCCGCCACGCAGGCCCGCTACTGGCGCAGGACACTGGCCGGAACCCCGGAACTGCTGCCGCTGCCGACCGACCGTCCCCGCCCCGCGCGGCCCTCCGGCCGCGGCGCGACCGCCGAATTCCGGATCGGCAGGGATGTGGTGTCCGGGCTGCGGCGCACTGCCGACGCACACAGCGCCTCGCTGTTCATGGTCGCGCACGCCGCGCTGGCGGTGCTGCTGGCCCGGCTGTCGGGCACCGGCGACATCAGCGTCGGCACCCAGATCTCCGGCCGCGGCGAGCCCGCCCTCGACGATCTGGTGGGCATGTTCGGCAACACCCTGGTGCTGCGCACGGAAGTGGCGGGGGCACAACAGTTCTCGGAGCTGCTGGACGTCGTGCGCGATACCGACCTGGCCGCCTTCGAGCACGCCGACCTCGGCATCGACCGGGTGGTGGAGCTGCTGCGGCCCGGCCACACCCTGGCCTACTCGCCGCTGTTCCAGGTGCTGCTCATGCTGCAGAACTTCGAGCAGCCGCGCGTCGAGCTGCCGGGCCTGACCGTCGAGCAGGTGGGCCTGGACCTCACCGTCGCGAAGCTGGACCTGACGGTCACCCTCACCGAATACGCCGACGGCTCGGTGGCGGGCGCGATCGATTACGCCACCGACCTTTTCGACCACGACACCGTAGCGGCGTTCGCGCGGCGGTTCGCGGCGATCCTGACGCAGGTGAGCCAGGACGAGAAGATCGCCGTCGGCGACATCGCGCTGCTGTCGGCCGACGAGCGGGTGCTGCTGGCCTCGGTGGGTGCGCCGCAGCCGACGCCCGGCACCCTGCCGGAGGCGTTCCACGCGCAGGCCGCCCGCACCCCGGACGCCCCGGCGGTGGTGTTCGAGGACCGCACCCGGACCTACGCGGAGTTCTCGGCCGGGGTGAATCGCCTTGCCCGGCAGCTCGTCTCGATGGGCGTCGGACCGGAGGTCCGGGTGGCCGTGGCCATGCGGCGTTCCGCGGATCTGCTGACGGCGATCTACGCGGTGCTGGCCGCGGGCGGCGCGTACGTGCCGATCGATCCGGATCATCCGGCCGACCGCATCCGTTACATTCTCGACACCACCCGGCCCGCTTGCGTTCTCACGTCCGGGGAGGACCTGGATCTCGGATCGGCGATCGAGGCGCCGCGGTATCGCATCGATCGGCTCGCGCTGTCGCACCTGTCGAGCGAGCCGATCACCGACGCGGATCGCCGTGCGCCCCTGCGGGATTCGAATGCCGCCTATGTGCTGTTCACCTCGGGTTCCACCGGCCGACCCAAGGGCGTGGTGATCACCCACCGCTCGGTGGTGAACCAGATGTGGTGGATGCGTGAGCAATACGACCTCGGCCCCGGCGACGCGGTCCTGCACAAGACGCCGGTCACCTTCGACGCCTCGGTGTGGGAGTTGTTCCTGCCGTTGCAGATCGGCGCGCGGGTGGTCATCGCCCGGCACGACGGTCACCTCGACCCGGACTATCTGGTGCGGACCGCGGCCCGGCACCGGGTGGCGATCCTCGAGTTCGTGCCGTCGATGCTGGAGCTGCTGCTCGGCGACGACACCGCGGACCTGCCGGACACCCTGCGCTACTTCTCGATCGGCGGCGAGGAACTGCCCGCGAGCCTGCTGGCGCGGGTGCGGCAGCGGCATCCGGCCGTCGTCGACAACACCTACGGTCCGACCGAGGCGACCGTCACCTCCACCGTGCAGCGCTGCGACGGCGCGGTCGGCGACCGGGTGCCGATCGGGCGGCCGATCCGCAATACCGGTGCGTACGTGCTGGATTCGCGCCTGCACCGGGTGCCGCCCGGGGTGGCGGGGGAGCTGTATCTGTCCGGGGTGCAGCTGGCCCGGGGCTACGAGGGCGCGGGCGGGCAGACGGCGGGGCGGTTCGTCGCCGATCCGTTCGGTGCGCCGGGTACCCGCATGTACCGCACCGGCGATCTGGTCCGGTTGCGCGCCGACGGTGCGCTGGAGTTCCTGGGGCGCACCGATTTTCAGGTGAAGCTGCGCGGGCTGCGGATCGAACTGGGCGAGATCGAGAGCGCGGTGGCCGCGCAGCCGTCGGTGGCGCGCACGGTGGTCGTGGTGACCCGGCCCGACCACGGCGGCGAACTGCTGGTCGCCTACGTGGTGCCCGAGGCGGGGCAGGTGATCGACACCGCCGAACTGATCGAGCGGGTGGCCCGGCTGGTTCCGGCGTACATGGTGCCGCAGCACGTGGTCGTGCTGGATCGGCTGCCGCTCACGGCGAGCGGCAAACTCGACCGCCGGGCGCTGCCGCCGATCGCGGCCGAGGCCGTGGCAGCGCCGGAATTCCGTGCCCCGCACGGCCCGACCGAGCAGACCATCGCCGCGGTGTTCGCGGAGCTGCTGGGTGTGGCGCGAATCGGGGTGGACGACAACTTCTTCGGGCTCGGCGGCAATTCACTGATCGGCATGCGGGTGACGGCCCGGGTCAACGCCGCCCTGGGCACCGCCTTCGGGGTGCGTGACCTGTTCGAGGCCCCGACCGTGGCGCTGCTCGCCGCCCGCGCGGTGGGCGCGACCGCGCCGGACCGCCCGGCTTTGGCGGCTCGCCC
The Nocardia terpenica genome window above contains:
- a CDS encoding biliverdin-producing heme oxygenase — translated: MPDTAPPTTVPFSAQIRTATERQHADAENSTFMSDMLGGILGVDAFYRYTGQLWHVYRALETHWDTLADDPVAGPFVRPELARLAHLEDDLAHLGGADWRAGVQALPSTAAYAARIEECARQWPAGYVAHHYTRYLGDLSGGQVIRGTAEKLWQLPKRGDGVRFYVFDQIPNPAAFKREYRELLDRLAVDDLEKQRVLGECQRAFAFNTAMFRELAAEFPIRRRG
- a CDS encoding non-ribosomal peptide synthetase, whose product is MTAVTSSSGSGRARSRPTRVRRGPAVTTLPLLLAAAVEIAPDAVAVTDGTRALTYRELDAWSSRAARLLIARGVGPEDLVAIGIPRSVWSVAAVWSVAKTGAGFVPVDPTYPAERIAHMISDSGAAVGLSVRSSAQELPGADWLILDDPEFDRELARFVAEPVTNADRVRPLAGAHPAYVIYTSGSTGVPKGVTVTHAGLANLAAEQRDRYAVTPRSRTLHFASPSFDASMLELLLAVGAGATMVIAPAELYGGPELAELLRRERVTHAFVTPAALASVDPGGLDALRVVVVGGEACPPDLVRRWAIEIPGGRRRFHNAYGPTETTIVTTIGDALAPGDPITIGRAIRGATARVLDERLAAAPEGVAGELYLAGPGVARGYHRRPGLTAARFVADPSGPPGSRMYRSGDVTRTAPDGSVEYMGRNDFQVKIRGFRIELGEIDAALAAHPQLDYAVTVGRETPSGATVLVSYVVAGPGAHPDSRQLREFVASALPAHMVPATMMVLDTLPLTPAGKLDRAALPAPPLTTTEYRAPGTESERVVATALAEVLGLDPDKQAVGLDDDFFALGGNSLLAVRAAARIGAELGVRVTPRVFFTAATVAELAAAIGELAADRRPPLVRRDRPDPMPLSLAQQRLWLTNRFDPASPAYNIPFALRLTGALDPTVLRAALRDVIDRHEPLRTIYPEVDGQPVQRVLTAAEATPDLTPEPLAATDIRSRLLAGAAAGFDLRTDVPLRARLFRVDAGEYVLAVVAHHIACDGTSLAPLARDVVTAYHARSTATPPVWSPLAVDYADYVLWQRDLLGDESDDTSLAATQARYWRRTLAGTPELLPLPTDRPRPARPSGRGATAEFRIGRDVVSGLRRTADAHSASLFMVAHAALAVLLARLSGTGDISVGTQISGRGEPALDDLVGMFGNTLVLRTEVAGAQQFSELLDVVRDTDLAAFEHADLGIDRVVELLRPGHTLAYSPLFQVLLMLQNFEQPRVELPGLTVEQVGLDLTVAKLDLTVTLTEYADGSVAGAIDYATDLFDHDTVAAFARRFAAILTQVSQDEKIAVGDIALLSADERVLLASVGAPQPTPGTLPEAFHAQAARTPDAPAVVFEDRTRTYAEFSAGVNRLARQLVSMGVGPEVRVAVAMRRSADLLTAIYAVLAAGGAYVPIDPDHPADRIRYILDTTRPACVLTSGEDLDLGSAIEAPRYRIDRLALSHLSSEPITDADRRAPLRDSNAAYVLFTSGSTGRPKGVVITHRSVVNQMWWMREQYDLGPGDAVLHKTPVTFDASVWELFLPLQIGARVVIARHDGHLDPDYLVRTAARHRVAILEFVPSMLELLLGDDTADLPDTLRYFSIGGEELPASLLARVRQRHPAVVDNTYGPTEATVTSTVQRCDGAVGDRVPIGRPIRNTGAYVLDSRLHRVPPGVAGELYLSGVQLARGYEGAGGQTAGRFVADPFGAPGTRMYRTGDLVRLRADGALEFLGRTDFQVKLRGLRIELGEIESAVAAQPSVARTVVVVTRPDHGGELLVAYVVPEAGQVIDTAELIERVARLVPAYMVPQHVVVLDRLPLTASGKLDRRALPPIAAEAVAAPEFRAPHGPTEQTIAAVFAELLGVARIGVDDNFFGLGGNSLIGMRVTARVNAALGTAFGVRDLFEAPTVALLAARAVGATAPDRPALAARPRPQRIPLSFAQRRMWVLNRLAPDSAAYNIPLAVRLTGRLDSAALTAAAADVLARHESLRTRYPADADGPYQEIVPAADVHLSLVPEEIDPDGLAGRLTEIVGRGFDVTAAVPLRAALLRTAADEHVLVLVVHHINADGFSMGPLARDLTLAYAARAAGIAPRWEPLPVQYADYTLWQRDTLGDEDDPGSLAARQLGYWTETLAGIPEQLALPWDRPRPAVASQRGAVHRFALPAEVHRGIGALAARRRSTVFGVVHTAFAVLLARLSGGTDIVIGTPIAGRGAAELDGLVGMFVNTLVLRTPVDPAAAFEALLTRVTGTDLAAFDHADVPFERLVEVLDPPRSQARNPLFQAMLALQNQQPPELSLGELSVGLLPAHTGVSPFDLGLTLTERFDATGAPAGIIAELTYATDLFDAATAASFAERYARILGAVTADPDAPVGDIDLMSGEERSRILGEWNATAHELPGASRDLVSLFEAQAAATPDAVALVFEDEQLTYGEFAARVHRLARRLMADGVGAESLVALAIRRSIDLVVAMYAVLEAGAGYVPLDPDQPADRIDYVLDIARPAAILTTGRDGFVTGRNVAVLEVDALALDGFDAAPIADVERVQPIRPGHTAYVIFTSGSTGRPKGVAVEHAAIVNRLLWMQHEYPIDVTDAVLQKTPATFDVSVWEFFWPLQTGARLVVAKPDGHRDPVYLARIIAEQGITTAHFVPSMLSVFVSALDASGAEGTEGASGEGSERASGEGADSARVEVLDAVRLRQVFASGEALPGPTAQRLVELTGARLHNLYGPTEAAVDVTYHEVTSADTASVPIGRPVWNTRVYVLDSRLRPVPVGVAGELYLAGDQLARGYLGRPDLSADRFIANPFAFGEGNGGPKPGERMYRTGDLVTWTAAGELNYLGRTDFQVKLRGLRIELGEIEAALLAQPGVAQSVVVVRTDAHAGDRIVGYVVREPDAVVAVDAVKSALSRSLPAYMIPAALVVLDAFPLNASGKLDRKALPAPVFAPRRYRPPVTAGQRAVAEVFAAVLGIERIGLDDNFFELGGTSLTATRVVALLGERLVVSPRMQWLFTAPTVEGLAALAAGAAGSADDGLGVLLPIRTAGDGEPVFCVHPMIGLSWAYTVLAEHLPGRPLYGLQTPVITEPDTPAATIGELADRYVAAVRQARPHGPYHLLGWSRGGVLAHAVATRLQAAGERVETLVLLDSTRHTDPARLRAELTEALAGLGIRLGPDDDPADLSDDQLSTVARALGGERLALTLAQVRRMYRSAVAPLESGYRPGVFDGDLVYVTAADEPDSDADPAQWREFVTGRVAEHALPGTHAGMLNPDRAAAVAALLAPAT